From the Solanum pennellii chromosome 4, SPENNV200 genome, one window contains:
- the LOC107018223 gene encoding glucan endo-1,3-beta-glucosidase 5 produces the protein MGFKKMALITHLPKQEQTLFSFVAVSVLLFLCWGVIEVESGIGVNWGTISLHKMSPFTVVDLLKQNKIQKVKLFDADPAVMKGLMGSGLEVMVGIPNDMLAGLSSSTSAADLWVAQNVSRYMVKGGVNIKYVAVGNEPFLTSYSGQYQSYVVPAMTNLLQSLAKANLARNVKLVVPCNADAYESSLPSQGTFRPELTPIITQMVSLLNSNGSPFVVNIYPFLSLYGNSDFPQDYAFFEGTTHAVTDGPNVYYNAFDGNLDTLIAALAKIGYGQMPIVIGEVGWPTDGALGANLTAARVFNQGLVNHVLSNKGTPLRPQVPPMDVYLFSLLDEGAKSVLPGNFERHWGIFSFDGQSKYPLNLGNGLLKNAKDVEYLPYRWCIANPMKDLAEVTNHVRLACSYADCTTLNYGGSCNEIGAKGNISYAFNSYYQLQKQNPRSCDFDGLGMVTFLNPSIGECRFLVGVSDYASSSGFRLQNSWISVLLILLWDAWLF, from the exons ATGGGTTTCAAGAAAATGGCTTTAATCACTCATTTACCCAAACAAGAACAGACCCTTTTTAGTTTTGTAGCTGTATCAGTGTTATTGTTCTTATGTTGGGGTGTTATTGAGGTGGAATCTGGTATTGGGGTTAATTGGGGCACTATATCTTTGCACAAAATGTCACCTTTTACTGTTGTGGATCTTCTTAAACAAAACAAGATTCAGAAAGTGAAGCTTTTTGATGCAGATCCAGCTGTGATGAAGGGTTTGATGGGGAGTGGGCTTGAAGTTATGGTTGGGATACCAAATGATATGTTGGCTGGTCTTAGTTCTTCTACTTCTGCTGCTGATTTGTGGGTAGCTCAAAATGTTTCAAGATATATGGTTAAAGGGGGtgttaatatcaa GTATGTTGCTGTTGGAAATGAACCTTTTCTTACAAGTTATTCTGGTCAGTACCAATCATACGTCGTCCCAGCTATGACGAATTTGCTACAGTCTTTGGCCAAAGCAAATCTTGCTAGGAATGTAAAGCTGGTAGTCCCATGCAATGCCGATGCCTATGAGTCTTCCCTTCCATCACAAGGAACCTTCAGACCCGAATTGACTCCGATCATAACACAGATGGTTTCACTTCTGAACTCTAATGGTTCACCATTCGTGGTAAATATTTATCCATTCCTCAGCCTATATGGAAACTCAGACTTCCCTCAAGATTATGCTTTTTTTGAAGGGACAACACATGCTGTGACCGACGGGCCTAATGTCTACTATAACGCGTTTGATGGAAATTTAGACACTTTAATAGCTGCCCTTGCAAAAATCGGATATGGTCAGATGCCTATAGTTATAGGAGAGGTAGGTTGGCCTACCGATGGAGCCCTCGGTGCTAATCTTACAGCTGCAAGGGTCTTCAACCAAGGCCTAGTGAATCATGTTCTCAGTAACAAAGGAACTCCTCTTAGGCCACAAGTCCCCCCTATGGATGTTTATCTTTTCAGTCTTCTCGATGAAGGTGCAAAAAGTGTGCTCCCGGGTAACTTTGAAAGACACTGGGGCATTTTCTCCTTCGATGGCCAGTCGAAATATCCGTTGAACCTCGGAAATGGTCTACTAAAGAATGCAAAAGATGTTGAGTATCTTCCATATAGGTGGTGTATTGCAAACCCTATGAAAGATCTTGCTGAAGTAACCAACCACGTTAGACTTGCTTGTAGTTATGCAGATTGCACGACCCTTAACTATGGAGGATCGTGTAACGAAATTGGTGCAAAGGGTAACATATCATACGCATTCAACAGCTACTATCAGCTCCAAAAGCAGAATCCGCGGAGCTGTGATTTTGATGGGCTCGGGATGGTTACTTTCTTGAATCCTTCAATCGGAGAGTGCAGATTTCTTGTTGGGGTTAGTGATTATGCTTCTTCATCAGGTTTTAGGTTGCAGAACAGTTGGATATCAGTGTTGTTGATTCTTCTTTGGGATGCTTGGTTATTCTAG
- the LOC107018224 gene encoding ATP-dependent 6-phosphofructokinase 2 has translation MSNSSSSISISNVQLQHISHLTNYSSQIQTHTNPLAVNPFFRTFPGFFLTSSDIVLRHNVLDLSGTFPSPNPPLAYHRAGPRNQILFDPVTVRAAIVTCGGLCPGMNTVIRELVVGLWELYGVREIFGIKAGYRGFYSYDPVRLNPKMVDDWHKRGGTVLETSRGGFDLKKIVDAIQNHGFNQLYIIGGDGTMRGAVEIFEELKQRKLYISVVGIPKTVDNDVGIIDRSFGFQTAVEMAQQAINAAHVEAESAVNGIGLVKLMGRSTGHIALHATLSSRDVDCCLIPEIDFYLEGKGGLFEFLEDRLKEMGHAVLVVAEGAGQDMIPRTESQKTEKDESGNPVFLDVGGWLKSELKNWWSRDHPNELFTIKYIDPTYMIRAVPPNATDNSYCTLLAHSAIHGVMAGYTGFVCGPINGNYAYIPVDEVAKAKNKVDTRDHKWSWVRSVSNQPDFIRS, from the exons ATGTCAAAttcatcttcttcaatttcCATCTCGAATGTTCAACTACAACACATATCTCATCTCACAAATTACAGTTCCCAAATCCAAACCCACACTAACCCACTTGCCGTTAACCCTTTTTTCCGTACTTTTCCCGGATTCTTCCTTACCTCATCCGATATCGTTCTCCGTCACAATGTTCTAGATCTTTCTGGAACTTTCCCTTCACCTAATCCGCCATTAGCTTACCACAGAGCAGGACCTCGAAATCAGATTCTCTTCGATCCTGTTACTGTACGAGCTGCGATTGTTACCTGTGGTGGTTTGTGCCCTGGGATGAATACGGTGATTCGTGAATTGGTGGTTGGGTTGTGGGAATTGTACGGCGTTCGTGAGATTTTTGGGATTAAAGCGGGTTATCGAGGGTTTTATAGTTATGACCCGGTACGATTGAATCCGAAGATGGTTGATGATTGGCATAAGAGAGGTGGAACTGTGCTTGAGACTTCTAGAGGTGGATTTGATTTGAAGAAGATTGTTGATGCTATTCAGAATCATGGGTTTAACCag CTTTACATCATAGGAGGAGACGGTACAATGCGTGGAGCAGTTGAGATATTCGAGGAACTGAAACAACGAAAATTGTATATATCAGTGGTTGGAATTCCTAAGACAGTTGACAATGATGTAGGCATTATCGACAGATCATTTGGGTTCCAAACTGCCGTTGAGATGGCACAACAAGCTATTAATGCCGCTCATGTAGAAGCGGAGAGTGCAGTAAATGGGATAGGGTTAGTGAAGCTTATGGGTCGCAGTACTGGTCATATTGCACTACATGCAACATTAAGTAGCCGTGATGTCGATTGTTGTTTGATTCCCGAGATCGACTTCTACTTGGAAG GTAAGGGAGGGCTATTTGAATTTCTCGAAGACCGGTTGAAGGAGATGGGGCACGCGGTGCTGGTAGTAGCCGAGGGTGCAGGACAAGATATGATACCGAGGACTGAATCCCAGAAAACAGAGAAGGACGAGTCAGGCAACCCTGTCTTCTTGGACGTTGGAGGGTGGCTGAAGTCCGAACTCAAGAATTGGTGGAGCAGGGATCATCCAAACGAGTTGTTCACGATAAAATACATAGATCCTACGTACATGATACGTGCTGTTCCTCCAAACGCAACAGATAACTCGTACTGCACGTTGTTGGCGCACTCTGCCATTCACGGAGTTATGGCAGGGTACACCGGGTTCGTTTGTGGACCGATAAATGGGAACTATGCATATATTCCAGTTGATGAAGTTGCCAAAGCAAAGAACAAAGTTGATACTAGAGATCATAAATGGTCTTGGGTTAGATCTGTTAGCAATCAGCCTGATTTCATCAGAAGTTGA